In Brachyhypopomus gauderio isolate BG-103 chromosome 18, BGAUD_0.2, whole genome shotgun sequence, the sequence GAATAGCCTCTTGACCCCGATCAGAAGATTCTACCAATAAGACCCCCACCCTCATTTCctctgctctgtgagggtaGGGGCGCTTTCGACCTCCTGACCAGCAGACAGAGACCCTGCGAGGCTCAGCAGGCGAGTttcagagacgtgtgtgtgtaagacccGGGAGACTAACGGAGGTCAGCTCGTACGGGGCTCGTTAACCCGCCGTGTTGATCGAGTTCCTGCCCCTCCGCCGGTGTTTAAACACGGCCGAGAGCTTCTGTTTGAACGGGCCGCCATTTGACGGGCGGGTCAAAGCCTGCGGGACACCAGTCCCCCCCAGAAGGGGACAGTCCTCGTCATGAGGGGAGCATTTCCGGACAACGCTAAACTGTAACTTAATCTTCAAGCTATGCAATCTATAGAAGCCTGAAAATAAATTTACAATGATAATTCTAAGGGTTTTTGTTATTGCAGAAAAagtatgtgtaagtgtgtaataATGGCCATTTAAAGAGCACACTGTGTCCACACTGGGGCAGCCAAggcctagtggtagggaactggtcttgtgaccggagggttgtgggttcgattcccagacctgaggccatgactgaggtgcccttgagcaaggcacctaaccccaactgctccccgggcgccgggctagggctgcccactgctctgggcacgtgtgatccacagcctcctagaaatcactagtgtgtgtgtgtgttctaactgcacagatgggttaaaagcagaggacaaatttcgattgcggtgtaaatcacaattgacaaaatatggcacatttacattttatttacagtGTGACTGACCATATTCAAAGATGGAGACCGTGATTCTGTTCACTAAACATCCTCCACCTGGAGGTCAACACTACAGGTACTCGGACACACTCGAAGACGCACAAGAAAAACGCAGAACAGTGAGAAAACTTCAAGCACTTTTATTAGGACTCAACAGTTTCTTACTTAGAAAGGCCATGAggcattatataattatatataatttttaaaatcatatatataattatatatatacatatatattttcaATTTTTGAATAACAAAACACTAGGAAAAAAAGATGCAAATTAAAAAATAGGAATTTTAAGACAATAATACCAAattaaaaatatgaaaaaaatcTAATACATTTCAAAATGGTCCCAGTATAGTTTAATATACAAGTGTCtttaaaatagaaaaataaaaacaaaatgccAAGCAAAGGCAGTGAAGAGGAATGAAGTATACATATATAACGTTACAAATAACGTTAAATAAAAATAACGTTAAAAATAACGTTAAATACtgataacattacaaataacgTTACATATGGTTAACGTTATAAATAACGTTAAATATAAACGTTATGGACAGAGGGGTGAAGTCAGCCAGGAACCAGAGCAAATGTACACAGGAGGAAAGAGTGAAGGACTAAAAACAGAAACGTGTTTACAGTCGAGGCGAGTGGTACAAGGAAACGGAGGTTTGAGGAGACACGGATAGACCCACGGGAACAGGGACAGGGCATCACGTTCGAGACAGGACAGGATGGTTTACATGACGCCAGAGATCAGAGGGAGAAGAGTCATCCGTCTCGTTCTCAACatcatcttttccttttctacACAGATCTCATCTTCACCGAGTTTGACACTAccgagcatacacacacacacacacacacacacacacacacgcacacacgcacacacgcacacacacaaccttccaGAGGGAAGAGAAGCACAGagtacacccacccactcctgCCTTCCAGAGGGAggagcatgcacacacgcgcacacacatgacacacaaaacacacacacacgacacacacacacacacacacaccttctagggttgggttagggttattcCATCTTGGTGATGCGACACTGGGAGCAGGCCGTGGTCCCCAAGCTCAGTCAGAAGGTCATGGCCGTGTTTCTCTCCTCCACTGAAACAAGAGCTGCTTCTCAAAGGGTGCGTTGTGTGTGGTTGACCTGCATGGAGGACACCGAGACCTCACACAGAGACCTCGCACACCCAAGCCCAACACCGATCACCAAGCACCACGGAACCCACGGaaacaccttcaacatcatCCCGTTGGTTGTGGTGGCTCTGGGGCATGTTCTAGAACGTTCTAAAGACCACGAGTCCCACAACAGATTGGTGGGTTACACAATTTGGAAAGGAAACCGAGGACGACATTGAACATGAACATTCACAGCCAGAAGGACAGATGGTTCTAATCATGGAGAATAAAACAACCCTAAACCCACTTCAACCATCGGTACAGATTGAGTGGGATTGTAGAGGACATCCTGATGCGCAAGAACAGGGAAATCTGAACTCATATCCAGGCTCCAAGAGTTTATTCAGCAAACAGCAGTATGTATAGCACTGAACTTATGAGGCACTTTCTCGGAGGAGTGGTGCACGCCTCCGTTTGTCTGGGATACGGCGGTGGGGTATTGTTAGGGACGGGGCCTGCCCCAGGGTGTGTCAGGCAGGGCGGAGCTTACTACTGTGAAGGACATTATGGGAAAAGCAGGTTATGCTACCACACATGTGTTATGACACAGTGTTTCATATAGAAGGTACCACTTTGGGTCCAGGGGATCACAATATCTATCAGTGAGAGCTCACtttgccaacacacacacacacacacacacacacacacacatacacacacacacacacacacacacacacacacttcaatttATCTAACAATATATACAGTGTCCAAATCACTTTGACGTGTTGGATACGTTTTACCCGAACAGGAAGAGTGTTCCCCTCCTCAAGACACGTACGTCCTAAAATGTCCTCGCATGGGAGCTTCACATACAACGCTAATCTCAAACTCTCACTATAACTGTGGATTTACGGGAAAGGAGTCAGAGTGAACGGCAGTCAGTTCAGACGTCGACTGTGTTTCACGGATCAGATGAAGTCCCAGGCTCTGCTGTTTAAACACAGTCATGGACACAGGCCCTTTCAGAGCGATACACAACTGCTAaacgcaacaacaacaaactgcTAAACGCAACAACATACACCCCATCCGTCGTCCTCGACAACACTGGGGTTTCTCTTAAACCTCGTGGGGCCAAGTAGACCGGTAAATCAACAGGCAGTAACCAATCAGAGCACAGAGTCTTTTAAGTTTCACTGGCTCCAGGAGTGTTCTTGAGTTCTTCTCTAATGTCACTAACCAGGTTTGGTCAGTAGGGGGCAGTAAGCCGTGTGGTAATTAAGTCACAGGCTGAAGAGACGGATGAGCCTCTTCATGTGTGATTATACTTCCAGATGGTAGTCCTGGCCACTACAACGACCACTTGTAAAATAAAAAGGTACCAGTCTGCATCGGTCAGGGCGGTTCTGACCGTCTAGACGAGGTCTAGTCGAGCGGTTCACGCCCAGGACAAACACCAGTTAAAGAAACGTGACTGGAAATTGCCTGGAGCACCCAGGCCCGGAACCAAGGGCCCAAAACCCTCCCGGTGTGGCCCCCCAGGGAAGATTCATCCAGCCGTCTGCTAGGGGTGAGTGACAAAACCGCCCATTCAAGAATACAACCGGAGCAGCGTTTCCGACGACAATGTGCTGCAGTGCATGTGTGGCAATGGCAACTTATAGCTGCAAGCAAGCAGCCAATCAGGAGTGAGCGGACAGTTGAACACGCCTCCAACACTCGGCCACGCCTCCAGCACTCACGGAAAGCAAAAATAATCAGCCAAGGGCCAGCCGTGCATCTGACACCTTGAACAGAGTCGGACTCACagaaatatatatgtgtgtgttcagataGCAGTAATCTACAAAAGAGAGTCATTGTAAAACTGCAGTCTTAGCTGCATGTGAAAACAGAACGGTGTGAAAGGAATCATATTTACACAGGAGAATGGGTGGAGGAACGCATTAACAAGAGCAAAATTACAAAACACTCAAGAAGGCATCTCCGATTTTAGTTTTAGGGGGGTTTGTCCAAAGTCCAACCATAaatggtgtctctctctctcatcctcatcGGTCCTGAAGGTTCTGTTCCCGTTTCTGTAATTACAGCCGgttggtccgtgtgtgtgtgtgtgtttgtgtgtgtatatgtgtgtgtgggagagagaggctgagggaGGAGCATGTTCAGTCTTTATGGTCACTATTTGAAGTTGGCGTAGTCAGAAAAGGCGTCGATGTATTCCTGGACCACTTTGTAACAGAATTCATACTGCTCCTGGGGGGGGCACAGGAATCAATCAGAGGAGAAAAACATATAAATGACCATCAACATAGAGAGGAAGCAGCAAGCACTACAGAGGTGAGGTCTAAAGAGGTTAAGACTACAGAGGTGAGGTCTATAGAGGTGAAGACTACAGAGGTGAGGTCTATAGAGGTGAAGACTACAGAGATTAGGTCTATAGAGGTGAAGACTACAGAGATTAGGTCTATAGAGGTGAAGACTACAGAGATTAGGTCTATAGAGGTGAAGGCTACAGAGGTGAGGTCTATAGAGATGAAGACTACAGAGATGAAGACTACAGAGGTGAGGTCTATAGAGGTGAAGCCTACAGAGATGAAGACTAAGAGATTAGGTCTATATAATTGAAGCCTACAGAGATGAAGACTACAGAGATTAAGTCTATAGAGGTGAAGACTACAGAGATTAGGTCTATAGAGGTGAAGACTACAGAGGTGAGGTCTATGGAGGTGAAGGCTACAGAGGTGAGGTCTATAGAGATGAAGACTTCAGAGGTGAGGTCTATAGGAGGTGAAGACTACAGAGATGAAGACTACAGAGGTGAGGTCTATAGAGGTGAAGGCTACAGAGGTGAGGTCTATAGAGATGAAGACTTCAGAGGTGAGGTCTATAGGAGGTGAAGACTACAGAGATGAAGACTACAGAGATTAGGTCTATATAAGTGAAGCCTACAGAGATGAAGACTACAGAGGTGAAGCCTACAGAGATGAAGACTACAGAGGTGAGGTATATAGAGGTGAAGACTACAGAGGTGAGGTCTATAGGAGGTGAAGACTACAGAGATGAAGACTACAGAGGTGAGGTCTATAGAGGTGAAGACTACAGAGATGAAGACTAAGAGATTAGGTCTATATAAGTGAAGCCTACAGAGATGAAGACTACAGAGGTGAAGCCTACAGAGATGAAGACTACAGAGGTGAGGTATATAGAGGTAAAGACTACAGAGGTGAGGTATATAGAGGTGAAGACTACAGAGATGAGGTCTGTAGAGGTGAAGACTACAGAGGTGAGGTCTATAGAGGTGAGGTCTATAGAGGTGAAGACTACAGAGGTGAGGTCTATAGAGGTGAAGACTACAGAGGTGAGGTCTATAGAGGTGAAGACTACAGAGGTGAGGTCTATAGAGGTGAAGACTACAGAGATGACACTGTGTACACACTCACCAGTGTCTGCACCATGTGGGGTCTCTGCAGTCTAAGGCTCTTGACAGTCTGGAAGACGTCCAGAATTCCCTCTGCTTTAACCCTCTCCAGGACTGTACTCAGGGCACAGAACGTCCCTGTGCGGCCCGCCCcggcactaacacacacacacacacacacacacacacacacacacacacacacacacacacacacacacacacacacacacacacacacacacgtcagctTCCACCCACTCCTGTGCTCAACTTCTGCCGCCGCCTCCTGGTGGGCGTGGCTTACCTGCAGTGCACAGTGATTGGGTGGTTTCCAGACTGCTGCTGTTGTTTCTGAACTGCTGCGATGATGTTGATCATGCCCTTCCCATCAGAGGGGATACCGACCTCCGGCCAGCCACGGAAATGGAACTGACGCACACAACGAGTCTTATTCTCCTacgcagagaggagagagagagagagagagagagagagagagagagagagagagagagagagagagagagaaaagaaggagagagacagaagtcagatatgtacacatgttggtCTTATGTCTCTCGCCCATCTCTCCACGAGGCCAGCCATGCGGTAGCGTCTGTCCACCCATTATGTAACCTAGGTGACGATGGTGGTGTCAGAGGTCAGCGGCCCTGCCAGTGGGACACACGGCCCGACTGTGACTCAAATCTGCATACGGTACCACGTCTGGACCTGTCCCACAACACCACGAGAGGAGCTTTCATGTGCGGTAATATTATGggcaatgctgtgtgtgtgtgtgtgtgtgtgagagagagagagagagagagagagagagagagagagagagagagagagagagagagagagagagagagagagagagtgtgtgtgtgtgtgtgtgtgtgtgtgtgaaagagagagtgtgtgtgtgcgtgtttgtgagagagtgtgtgtgtgtgtgtatactctgTTGTTGGTCACTAGCAGGTctctcacagtgtgtgtgtgtgtgtgtgtgtgtgtgtgtgtgtgtgtgtgtgtgtgtgtgtgagagtgtgtgtgtactcactctGTTGTTGGTCACTAGCAGGTctctcacagtgtgtgtgtgtgtgtgtgtgtgtgtgtactcactctGTTGTTGGTCACTAGCAGGTctctcacagtgtgtgtgtgtgtgtgtgtgtgtgtgtgtgtgtgtgtgtgtactcactctGTTGTTGGTCACTAGCAGGTCTCTCACAGTGtagctctcactctcttcttctctcttcaGCTCAATGGCCATGTCGCCACACACCATCGCACCATCCCTCGGCCAGTACGCAACACACTTCTCctacagagagaaagggagaaggagagagggagagagaaagagggagggagagggagagaattgTGTCACTCACTGTATGTGGTTGTTTCAGTGGTATATAGACGGAACACAGTCACAACATGTCTGAATGTCGATGGTCTCCACGTCCTTGTGTTTAATGAATGCCACAGCACAGTACAGCTGACACACTGTAGTACTGACACTAGTGAAGTATTCTACTGTACTGATACTAGTGAAGTATTCTACTGTACTGATACTAGTGTAGTATTATACTGTACAGACACTAGTGTAGTATTATACTGTACAGACACTAGTGTAGTATTATACTGTACTGATACTAGTGTAGTATTCTACTGTACAGACACTAGTGTAGTATTATACTGTACTGATACTAGTGTAGTATTATACTGTACAGACACTAGTGTAGTATTATACTGTACTGATACTAGTGTAGTATTATACTGTACTGATAGTGTAGTATTATACTGTACAGACACTAGTGTAGTATTCTACTGTACTGATACTAGTGTAGTATTATACTGTACTGATAGTGTAGTATTATACTGTACAGACACTAGTGTAGTATTCTACTGTACTGATACTAGTGTAGTATTCTACTGTACAGACACTAGTGTAGTATTATACTGTACTGATACTAGTGTAGTATTATACTGTACAGACACTAGTGTAGTATTATACTGTACTGATAGTGTAGTATTATACTGTACAGACACTAGTGTAGTATTCTACTGTACTGATACTAGTGTAGTATTCTACTGTACAGACACTAGTGTAGTATTATACTGTACTGATACTAGTGTAGTATTATACTGTACAGACACTAGTGTAGTATTATACTGTACTGATACTAGTGTAGTATTATACTGTACTGATAGTGTAGTATTATACTGTACAGACACTAGTGTAGTATTCTACTGTACTGATACTAGTGTAGTATTCTACTGTACAGACACTAGTGTAGTATTCTACTGTACAGACACTAGTGTAGTATTATACTGTACTGATACTAGTGTAGTATTATACTGTACAGACACTAGTGTAGTATTATACTGTACTGATACTAGTGTAGTATTATACTGTACTGATAGTGTAGTATTATACTGTACAGACACTAGTGTAGTATTCTACTGTACTGATACTAGTGTAGTATTATACTGTACTGATAGTGTAGTATTATACTGTACAGACACTAGTGTAGTATTCTACTGTACTGATACTAGTGTAGTATTCTACTGTACAGACACTAGTGTAGTATTATACTGTACTGATACTAGTGTAGTATTATACTGTACAGACACTAGTGTAGTATTATACTGTACTGATACTAGTGTAGTATTATACTGTACAGACACTAGTGTAGTATTATACTGTACTGATACTAGTGTAGTATTCTACTGTACAGACACTAGTGTAGTATTATACTGTACTGATACTAGTGTAGTATTATACTGTACAGACACTAGTGTAGTATTATACTGTACTGATACTAGTGTAGTATTATACTGTACTGATAGTGTAGTATTATACTGTACAGACACTAGTGTAGTATTATACTGTACTGATACTAGTGTAGTATTCTACTGTACCGACACTAGTGTAGTATTATACTGTACTGATACTAGTGTAGTATTATACTGTACAGACACTAGTGTAGTATTCTACTGTACCGACACTAGTGTAGTATTATACTGTACTGATACTAGTGTAGTATTATACTGTACAGACACTAGTGTAGTATTATACTGTACTGATACTAGTGTAGTATTCTACTGTACAGACACTAGTGTAGTATTATACTGTACAGACACTAGTGTAGTATTATACTGTACTGATACTAGTGTAGTATTCTACTGTACAGACACTAGTGTAGTATTATACTGTACTGATACTAGTGTAGTATTATACTGTACAGACACTAGTGTAGTATTATACTGTACAGACACTAGTGTAGTATTATACTGTACAGACACTAGTGTAGTATTCTACTGTACCGACACTAGTGTAGTATTACTGTACTGTCCCCCACGTGTCCACTCCCCGTCACCCCACGTGTCCCCTCCCTGTCACCCCACGTGTCCCCCTCCCTGTCACCCCACGTGTCCCCCTCCCTGTCCCCCCGTGTTCCCCTCCCTGTCCCCCCCACGtgtcccctctctgtcccctctctgtcccccacgtgtcccctctctgtcacctgtcctctctcctccagctcagTCAGCATGACGATGGAACAACTCCTCCACTCCCAGATCATCCTCCAGAAGTCCTCAATGGTGTGCTGCAGTGGACCTTGGCTGGCAATGTACGAGTCCTTCTGTCtgtagccctgctcacacacacgcacccgcacacacacacacacgtacacgcaaacacgcacatacacacaagggaCAGCACGTATAGGTTAAGTACAGGTACAGCCAGAGTTCTCCATGAAGCTTTAGGACAAGACTCCGCCCCCCTGAGGGCGTTCCAACCCCGAGGGGGTGGGCAGAGAGCTCTGCGGGGAGactgagtgaggaagaggaggtgcaGACTCACGTCGATGAAGGAGGCGTTGACATAGTCAGTGTTCTCCTCCCCACGTTTAACAGGGATGATGACTCTGTTAAACTCATCTgacaaaaagaaagaagagTGTAAGTACAAATTCAAATCACAGTGAACAagtggtttctctctctctctctcacacacacacttacacacacacacacacacacacacaaacacacacaaacacttacatGGAATGATCTGTAGCACACGGTTCTTCTTCATGTTGGCAGGCAGGTTTCCAGTTCTCATCTTATCATTCTGGATCTTTATGGAGGTCAGTTTCTAAAGACAGTTAGAGGACAGCAGGACagttaatattaataaaaagaAGGGGAATGTTTACATAGTGCTTTATAGTACAAGACAGACAGTAGGAAAACatttattaattcattaaaaTCTTCTCCAGGCAGAGTGGGACTGGTCCTTGTCatcatgtcatctctggtagctcaacgtgttcagccgcatgctcccaaatAAAGCAAAGGGCTGTAGcgacaggggttcaaatcccacattctcctttagggcagtcatggcctggtggttagggaactggtcttgtgaccggagggtcgtgggttcgatccccaggcctgatgccatgactgaggtgcccctgagcaaggcccttaaacctcaattgctcacttgtataaaaatgagataaaaatgcaagtcgctctggataagggcgtctgccaaatgccataaatgtaaatgtaaatgtccttACTGGGTGGAACTGAGAACACATGAAAACAGGCCTGGACCATCATCACAGGAACAGTCCGAGATCTACCACTGAACCATCGTAACAGGAACAGTCCGAGATCTACCACTGAACCATCATCACAGGAACAGTCCGAGATCTACCACTGGACCATCATCACAGGAACAGTCCGAGATCTACCACTGAACCATCGTCACTGGAACAGTCCGAGATCTACCACTGAACCATCGTCACTGGAACAGTCCGAGATCTACCACTGGGCCATCGTCACAGGAACAGTCCGAGATCTACCACTGGGCCATCATCACAGGAACAGTCCGAGATCCACCACTGGACCATCATCACAGGAACAGTCCGAGATCCACCACTGGACCATCATCACAGGAACAGTCCGAGATCTACCACTGAACCATCATCACAGGAACAGTCCGAGATCTATCACAGGAACAGTCCAAGGATCTACCCCTGGACCATCATCACAGGAACAGTGCTAAAACCTAAAAGCTGGTTGAGGGGAGGAGGTAATATTCAGGTGTGGCCAGACCCACCTTAAACTCCGCCTCCATGCCTCCACAGCCAGCCCCAGGTGAAGGGGCGTAGAGCTTGGCCAGGTGGGACTCCAGAGAGGTAACCTCCAACTCCGTATCACCGTACAGGTAGTGTTCCAGCAGTGCCTGGAAAATGAACACGTActgcatctgtgtgtgggggagggagcacaagggcggggcagggggcggggcatagagagagaggacaggattAATACCAAAAAGTGTCTTTAAACAGTTATAAGGTGTCAATGTGCGTAGAAGCATTAACTGATCACATCTATAGACAACTGTTTATGGGTGTGTGTTacgtttgggtgtgtgtgaggtgtgtttggggtgtgggtgtgtctaaATGTTCAGCTGATGTTCACAGCCCAGTTAGCCCGAGTATTCACAACTGAATATAACACGAAAGTGCGCGTGCGCAGGACGACACTagagtgtgcgcgcgcgcaggaCGACGCGAGTGTGCGTAAGCAGGACGACGCGAGTGTGCGTAAGCAGGACGACGCGAGTGTGCCTAAGCAGGACGACACTAGAGTGTGCGTAAGCAGGACGACACTAGAGTGTGCGTAAGCAGGACGACACtagtgtgcgcgcgcgcaggaCGACACGAGTGTGCGTAAGTAGGACGACACGAGTGTGCGTAAGCAGGACGACACGAGAGTAAACAGGACGGCGCGAGAGTAAACAGAATGACACGAGAGTAAACAGAATGACACGAGAGTAAACAGAATGACACAAGAGTGAGTGAACTGACGTCGGTCTGGACCATCTGACAGCGTTGTGCTCGGATCCGTGTGACGAAACCAAACACGTCCACCTTCCTCTCGGCTCCCATCATGTCCAGCATGGCGTCGATGACGATGAAGGTCCCCGTCCTCCCTACACCAGCACTGAAGGGGTGCAGAAAAGAAGGTTAATAGTCAGCAAGGATAATCGCTTCTCTTCAGTGGGGGAAGTCTGGGGCGGAGAGAGGGGTGTGGCCTCACCTGCAGTGCACCACTATAGGCCCGGCGTACTGTGGGTTACACGTCTTCACCTTCTTGAGGAACTTCAGCATGCCGATGGGTGTGAAGGGCACACCGAAGTCAGGCCAGCTGGTGAAGTGGAACTGAGTGACCAGCCTCTGGGGCTTCTTCCCCGAGACATCCCCAACCTAGCCAGGGGAGGGGAGAAGGGGACAGGACAGGAGGGGAGGGCAGGGGAGGGTCACTCATCCTCGACTTAAAATATCTGCTCACTCACGTCTTCACCACATGCCTCCTCATGGCTGCTACACACGTGATCAGAACAgacctgcacttacaacagccACAACACTAAAGGCAAGAAaacgtcccacacacacacacacacacacacacacgcacacacacacgtgtgcacacacacacacgtgcacacacacacacgtgcacacacacacacgtgcacacacacacgtgcacacacacgcgcacacacacgcgcacacacacgcgcacacacgtgcacacacgtgcacacacacacgtgcacacacacacgtgcacacacacacacacacacacacacgtgcacacacacacacacacacacgcacacacacacacacacacacacacacacacacacacacacacacacacacgtgcgggGAGCAGCTGTTACTCCACCTGCTGGATGCAGAACTTGCGGACGGTGTAGTCCACCAGCACAGTCACGTCCTCCACAGACACACGGATGTTCCCGTACGTCCAGCAACCCTGGTCCGGCCAGTACTGCGCACacttacactgaaacacacacacaaccacaccacacgtgcgcacacacaataACAATAAGCAACAGTCAGTTCCACTGGGCGATCAACAGTGTCCTTCATATCACAACTACACACTCTGACACACAGCACTGCTCAAACACGCAATAAATAAAATGCAGGAggcataattgtgtgtgtgtgtgtgcgcatgtgacaggtgacagcagacaggtgtgtgtgtgtgcatgtgacaggtgacagcagacaggtgtgtgtgtgtgtgatgggtgacagcagacaggtgtgtgtgtgtgcgtgtgatgggtgacagcagacaggtgtgtgtgtgtgtatgatgggtgacagcagacaggtgtgtgtgacagcagacaggtgtgtgtgtgtgtgtatgacagcagacaggtgtgtgtgtgtgtgtgtatgacagcagacaggtgtgtgtgtgtgtgtgtgtgtgtgatgggtgacagcagacaggtgtgtgtgtatgacagcatacaggtgtgtgtgtgtgtgtgtgtgtgtgtgtgtgtgtgtgatgggtgacagcagacagtgtgtgtgtgtgtgtgtgtgtgtgtgtgtgtgtgatgggtgacagcagacaggtgagtgtgtgtgtgtgtgtgtgtgtgtgtgtgtgtgtgtgtatgtgtgtgatgggtgacagcagacatgtgtgtgtgtgtgtgtgtgtgtttgtgtgtgtgatgggtgacagcagacaggtgtgtgtgtgtgtgtgtgtgcgcgcgtgtgtgtg encodes:
- the ptpra gene encoding receptor-type tyrosine-protein phosphatase alpha, coding for MGWCALPLLLAVVLADNASTLPVSTGPSPTSPILIFTNVSSPNTTAPHPDITPTTEAVRKTPSTSAPPTAPPLVPLLPTPPPPQTTPVSRGGDERNVTASVPPTAPPSPPRSPTPDPDPDPDPDPDPDLDSTPSSEPSSEPPESTSVPQDISTTDTGGTGEDHGDTAIIAVMVALSSLLVIVFIIIILYMLRFKKYKQAGSHSNSFRLTNGRTDDTEPQCVPLLARSPSTNRKYPPLPVDKLEEEMNRRMADDNKLFREEFNALPVCPIQASCDAASKEENKEKNRYVNILPYDHSRVHLSSLEGVPDSDFINASYINGYQEKNKFIAAQGPKEETVNDFWRMIWEQNTATIVMVTNLKERKECKCAQYWPDQGCWTYGNIRVSVEDVTVLVDYTVRKFCIQQVGDVSGKKPQRLVTQFHFTSWPDFGVPFTPIGMLKFLKKVKTCNPQYAGPIVVHCSAGVGRTGTFIVIDAMLDMMGAERKVDVFGFVTRIRAQRCQMVQTDMQYVFIFQALLEHYLYGDTELEVTSLESHLAKLYAPSPGAGCGGMEAEFKKLTSIKIQNDKMRTGNLPANMKKNRVLQIIPYEFNRVIIPVKRGEENTDYVNASFIDGYRQKDSYIASQGPLQHTIEDFWRMIWEWRSCSIVMLTELEERGQEKCVAYWPRDGAMVCGDMAIELKREEESESYTVRDLLVTNNRENKTRCVRQFHFRGWPEVGIPSDGKGMINIIAAVQKQQQQSGNHPITVHCSAGAGRTGTFCALSTVLERVKAEGILDVFQTVKSLRLQRPHMVQTLEQYEFCYKVVQEYIDAFSDYANFK